The following coding sequences are from one Ooceraea biroi isolate clonal line C1 chromosome 5, Obir_v5.4, whole genome shotgun sequence window:
- the LOC105275157 gene encoding DNA polymerase beta, with protein sequence MGSTSNPNQDLCDILMELADYERNVSKDERKYYTYRMAAETLGTLSEKVKSGEEAKKLPNIGVKIATMIDEFLQTGKLQKLEDFKKDENNVSITLLARVSGIGSTKAKELVDAGIKTLEDLRKHQDKLTHCQKLGLKYFDDFEKKIPRAEIIQIEKILKSAIKELNSDYVVTICGSYRRGKEESRNINVLITHPEYTSKDAEKKTVSLKAIVECLEKKRLITDTISLGSTKFMGVCRLVEEKGKPFRKLNIQFTLYDQYYCAMLALTGSALFNMNIRARARKKKYTLNDYELKRHTTEGHPGETVKITCEEDIFKILDLPYKDPKDRNM encoded by the exons ATGGGTAGCACGAGCAATCCGAATCAGGACTTGTGTGACATTTTGATGG AATTGGCAGATTACGAGCGCAACGTTAGCAAAGATGAGCGCAAGTACTATACGTACCGTATGGCAGCAGAAACATTAGGCACTTTGTCAGAGAAAGTCAAGAGCGGAGAGGAAGCAAAGAAGTTACCTAACATTGGAGTGAAAATTGCAACGATGATAGACGAATTTCTTCAGACGGGAAAATTGCAGAAACTGGAAGAC TTCAAGAAGGATGAGAACAATGTTTCTATTACTTTACTGGCTCGGGTGTCTGGCATAGGTTCTACTAAAGCAAAAGAATTGGTGGATGCTGGCATCAAAACGTTAGAAGATCTCAGAAAGCATCAGGACAAGCTGACGCATTGTCAGAAGCTGGGTTTGAA GTACTTTgatgatttcgagaaaaaaatacCTAGAGCTGAGATTATACAGATAGAGAAAATACTAAAGAGTGCTATTAAAGAATTGAACAGCGATTACGTTGTAACTATTTGCGGAAGCTACAGACGCGGCAAGGAAGAGAGTAGAAACATCAATGTGCTCATAACACATCCCGAGTACACGTCGAAGGATGCAGAGAAGAAAACCGTGTCATTAAAAGCGATCGTCGAATGTCTCGAGAAGAAGCGATTAATTACAGACACGATTTCTCTTGGATCCACTAAATTTATG GGAGTGTGTCGGTTAGTCGAGGAGAAGGGTAAACCTTTCAGAAAACTGAACATACAATTCACATTGTACGATCAGTATTATTGCGCCATGCTTGCCTTAACGGGAAGTGCTTTGTTCAACATGAATATAAGAGCACGtgcgagaaagaagaaatacaCTCTGAATGACTATGAGCTGAAACGTCATACAACTGAAG gtCATCCAGGCGAAACTGTGAAGATTACATGCgaagaagatatttttaaaattctagATTTGCCCTACAAAGATCCAAAGGatagaaatatgtaa